In the genome of Lactuca sativa cultivar Salinas chromosome 3, Lsat_Salinas_v11, whole genome shotgun sequence, the window TCCTagtacaactcatcgagttcccttgtggactcgctgagttccatgAACATAATCGGGAATGTTCGACCAAACACGTTAAGTTActctatgaactcgccgagtcccttgcaTTTCTAGTCTATTCATCCATTTCCTCAGATCTAAGGTTCCAGAATACAGATCCATATTGTTTCCATAATCTATTTTTGTAATGTTGACAACTTGATGGCTTTGCATGcctcaaatggacccaaactCGAGATACAACAACCTACTTCCATGGACATGGTATTTTCTTGGACAAGAACAGGTTTAAgaccatttttatgaatctaaggGCCAAATATGACTGGAAAATGGGAATCCTTAGCATATGATCTATGAAGGGTATCATGTTTCCCACAATGGTGTCAAAAAGACCCATAAAGCAAATCTAAAAGAGATCTAAGCTATGAATCACCAAGTTAAGGTCTTTTTACCTTAGAAAGTTGCCAAAGATGGACGAGATCCCAAATTTAGTGCTTCTCCTCAATCTTGATGACTTCAAGTTCTTCCAACTGCTTTACCAAGTAGAAAAACACACACAAATCCACTCAAAACATCAAGTTTCTCACCAAAGAGCTCATAATgtgatttagggttttagggagGCTGATGAGAGGGTAAGGGAAATGACTAACTCCTTTAAGTACGgtgcaaaaccctggaaattagggtttcatcctaaccgatctactcgtcgagttaaggcctctcaactcgtcgagtaggtcacttaaatcACGTGGTTACGACAatctctactcgacaagtttggGGCTTCCAATTCATCGAGTTTCTCTGTAAAAATGAATAATTCATAATTTAAATGAGTACCAGGAATCAAGCGTTACAACTTTGGTTTAAACTACGAATTGGTTTTCTTCCCCTTTTCACACGCTGAGCATAGTTTATCACTAACAAATTGCATCTCAGGAATTCCTATCACAAGCTGATTCCCTAGCTACAATCCTTGAGTTGTTCGTGAAATTCAAATGCGATATCCTTTTGTGCCGTAGCTAATTTAGATGAGATTGAGAACGAGAGAGAAGCAACGACGAAGAGATTTATCAGCGGAAAACATATCCGGAACATAGATGTCGTTTTGTTGTATTGCAACGACGAAGACTTTTATCAGCGGAAAACAATGTTTTTAGACAACAGCAAAATTTTCATTCCCGCCTACCTTATTTAGACAATATGTCGTCGGCATAGAGTTGCAGGTCAAAGCAAGTTGGTCAACTCTGTACCGACGACTGTCGGGACAGGTAGACCTTTACCGACGACATATCTCGTCTGTATAGATATCGTCGGTGCAGATGGTTATTCTTGTAGTGATCAACCACAATTGAAGCGTACAATCGAGTCTAGGTAGAAGCACCTTTAGGTAGAAGCACCTTTAGTTATCTGTTTCCAAATCAACTTTCCATCTTAGTTTCATTTTAAGTTATATTTAGTTTAGAGTTCAACAATTTCCCTCTTTTAATTTAGTTGTATTTACTTTAACAGATTATCATATTTTTCCCTAGTGTTTGGCAACCCTAGTCTTACCAAGATTGGGTGCACTTAACCATTTACCTAATAGTTCATCACATTGGTGTAATCcacatataaatttaaaaatggaTTTTACAAATTAGTCCTGACGAACAAAAAACGATATGTAGACGCTCGATATTTAACAATGGTCACTATGGTGAATGTGACTTTTATGGAATTGATGGTTACTACATGATCAAGATACACCCTTACTGAGCCTACGTTTCTTCACGGTGACAATCCAACAATTTGAGACATCGCCAACAATCTACCATTTTATTAGCAAACTAAAGACAATGAAATAGTCTCTCGTTTTGTAGGAGAGTGACGTGATGCCAATTAGATCAAGACTTTTGCTGACACCACAAAGCAAGTTTCCGACATCTATACCAATTAAGCCACATAACACTTTCGTTTTCTGCTCGGAAAGCTGAAAATTCGTGACCTTGCACCAACTTAATGTGGAGTAAaggtaaaaatatattttcctgtCTCGTCTTTAACTTTTCCCTCTTTTTTGTATGTATATCTCCTTAATTATCACCTCAACTGTAGCTGTATctcttgtaattttttttttgtatatatttccCATTATTGTCAATAAGAATATGCAAGATTGAAAGGTTTTAAATTATGCATTCGTGCATGAGTTGTAAAGTTTCAATCATTGTGTGGTGCCATGCTTCTTTTAAGAAACTAGTATTAGTTTGAAAATATACACCTACTATTTTACTAAAAGTTAATATACTGTTTCACATAATTGTCTTTCGTAGAAGATGAAAAGACAATCCATTATTGTCACTATCATTATCATTTTCTATCTTCACTTTCTTTCTTGTACAAACCATACATTGATTATCATAGTTACGTGTCGAACTCATGTAATATATATTCGTACATATAATATTATACTGTATAACTATTTTGTACAATTCTTAATATCCTACTATTAGAAATTAATTTAGTGAAACCTTGTTTCCTATATTGAATAGAAGAATAATGTGGTATAGGATGGTATTTAGTAGACCTTCCCACCAACTCACCTACTAAACGACCAAATACTTCCTCCCCTTGTTCTTTTAGTACAGGTTTTGAGAACCGTCTAGAATTACTATTGGGTCAACTCTGTAATTATCGAGAAATATGTAATTGAAAAGCCAGGTTGATttatcaagaataaaagaatatgAAGACGCTTTCACATTTTAAGTAATTTCTACATTCAAAATCAATAAAGTTACTACCAAAAGGCAATTATTATATAATTAACAAAACTACACGTATACCCGGCCCTGTTTTTTTTGTGTCCATTCATGTTATACAATATAAAAGTTTTAGATTTCTTAATTGCATTTAAAAAGTGTACCTAATTAATTTACAAATAAGGAAGAAGCTACAAAAATGTTGAAAAATAAGTGTTAGCTATGTCGTTACTCTTCACAACAATATTATTCAATTGATATCCAATTAACAAATTTTTTAGATATGTCTATTTGTTCATAACAGCAAAACATTATTCAAAGAACCAAGAACAAATTAAAGTAGTCGAAAAAATTGGAACTATATCGAAGATATAGCCGCATAAGGGCATGAATTCAAATCAACCAATTTGGACAGCTTCCACTTCGAGCATACATCCAACTAAACAATTATAATTCACAACTGTCGACGTATtacataataaaattataatcgagTTTCAACGTTAACCGATATTCTAAAAAATTCTAGACCGAGGTCATAACAATAGTTCACAACTGAGGTAGTGATGTAAGATGTGTTGGataaataaatacataatagTAGACATGTTATTCATTTCATCGACAAATGCTAGCTATTTTTTACTCACAGAAAACCTCACaaagaaaaaaaagcaaaaaaaaaaaagtagaaaatTCTAATAATTTTCTACCGAAATAACATACACTAATCAATTCAAGCCAAACCCTTGACTCTAAAAAAGGTAGGGTTATGCATGGAAGATTTAAgtaacattctttatatatatattcaaactaTATATATTTGTGTATGACTAGATAACCACACATGAAATTTAATCAACAGGCAGCCGACGGATTAGTGAAGGAGTTAAAGTAGTGTGGTTTCGCAGCCATATTAAAAGGGTTCTTGACTGCGGAGGATTTGGTGTCTCCGATCCTTTCACATGACGGACACATGGTTAGGGTGGCGGCCGGCAGTTGCATGTAAAAGGGTTGCGATGACTTGAGTGCTTTTAGTTCTTGAAGCTCTTTATGGAGTCTTCGGTTATCATCCCTTAACGTCTCGCAACATTTCTTCAAGTGTTCAAAGTCCATTTCGGTTTGCTTCAGCTTCGTCCTTTTAATTCAAGACGCAAACATAATCAGAAACTCCATTTATTAGTCAAATAAAGTTTATCGTTATCCGATTAAAGTTTGTTaatgtatttattttgaattaatattCTCAAGAATTTATGATTAATGGCGTATGTTGAAAGGTAGCAATAGTGTTGCGAATAATTTATAGTTATATATTGCAATCAACTGGAGACAAAAAGAGCCCACATAAATATTTTTGGTCTGTTGTTGCTACCTCAATCATCATGGCATATTTTTATCATatactattatttttttttcttttttcttaaaGGAGAAACAAGACAAATAACACAATGGAAACAATGATAAAGCATCCATAATATATGCCCATTTTGTTCAAAATAAGTTGGTATTTGTATATCATTCAATCAAAAAGTTTTATCACCTCGTATGTGGATTTTGGTAAATTACTTGTGATGTACAGTTACTAAAATATATATTCATGACACAATACTTTGTTAGAAAACAGAAAGAACGAAGAGGAGAACATGATATACACCCAACATATAAACATGATCCATATTTTTATTTCTTATCTAAATTCGACAAAAATGCATTAAACATAAATTactaaaaaataaaaggaaagaaACAAAATCTTTTTGTGGGTCATCTAAAATCTCAAAACTCTTATTATCATTTATTTCGTGGTCATTTATAGATTTATAAATCATTCTTTTtagataaaattaaaaaaaaaagaaaaaaatcattttaaatatGCTAGCTTTGGTAATTGAAACTTGTTCGATCAGTCAAAAGGTTACAAATCTAAATCATAAAGGTACATGTGGATTAAGATCAACCAAAGCAAATCTTGttcaagaaaatttaaaaatattctCAACTCAGTTTAATCATGTAAAGAATCAAAGGCAAGATTAATACCTGGCTCTTCGATTTTGGAACCAAACTTCAACTTGCCTGGGCCTCAGCTTTAGCTCTCTTGCTAGTTCTTGCTTTTGTTTCTGCTAATATTCAACACTAATCATCATTAGGTTTCATtattaatcataattaagaatTGAACTAGGGTATTGTATGcgttacagagagagagagagagagagagagagagagagagagagagagagagagagagagagagagagagagagagagagagagagagagagagagagagagagagtagggtTACACATACAGGGTTTAAAGAGCTATGAAGTTTGAAGGCTTCTTCAAGAAGAGCGGACTGTGGTTTCGTGAGTCTAAGTTTCTTCCTACCATTAATACTACCATCATCATCttcaacatcatcaacacttgtTGTGCTCATCACTCGTGAATAATTATTATCATTTGAAACTCTCTCCGATTCTTCACTCCCAACCTCTCTCTCCCTCTTCACACTCACGTTCGAAAATGAAGAACCTCCACCACTGATTACCGTACTATCCTGCCGACACAAACCACCATGATCATCACCACCTCCTCCTACCACAACTTTCTTATTACCATCTCCCGAAAGACCTAATGTTAACGACGGCTCAAAACTCGCCATGGTCTCCGTCACCCACGGCAGCTTTGTGGAACCCACGGAGTTGGGTTTGACCATTGATGGCGATGAGTTAAGGCTTAGTCCTAAGGCAAGACCTTCGTCAGAAAGACCATCAAACCCCATCTGATTGTCGAATTTATGAATGAATTGATGATGGATGTGTATATGAAGAAGAGGAATCCAATCGAAGATATTATGAAGGGAAATAATTGGTGAGGCGGTGTGGGGTGTTGGAAGGTATGATGGTGCTTTAAAACGAGATGAATGAATCCGTAGAATATGGAATATGGTCTGTGGAGTGGAATTAATTAAGATGgtcaagaaaataataaatgaacaagaaaaagaaaaagaaaaagttatAATTCTTACTATACATAGGTTGACCTTTTAGAGCAATAACAAACAAGAATCAAAGCAAACTTCAAGATTACTCTTTATTTTGATTCAGTACACTTTCATACTAGCTATATATCGAATATACTCTTTGAGTATAAATGATAAGATATgctattttataaagaaaaaaataaagtgTCTAACTTATAATTGGCATATATATAGAATTTAGGTACAAGCACATCAAAGGTGTGtatattaaagaagaaaagaaaacgtATGGACTTGATCGTTtgcaaaaaaaatttaattggTTGATACAAAGTACAAACCGTATTTtatgtaatatgaaatattaGTTAAATTATCCTTTTTTCTAGAATACCTAACACTTTTGCTTACACTAGATGTCCATccaacaaatatatatttttatatagtcGAAATAACCTAATCAATAATTGTAATAATGATGACAAGATTGATTAGTTTTTTTAATCCTTAGTCAAGTGGATAATTATGTTTATGACTCATTCTCCTGGAAAAGTCGCGCATAAAATCTTGGAATGTCTAACCAAAATCAAGATTCTTTATGTTTTATGGGGAAAGGGAGGAGTATGCATTTCTTTTGGCCCATGATTGATGGATGGACGACATTCGTGGGGTACTCAAAATCATTTGGCCATGGAAACAATGCCGACAAATGATTCCTCCAACTTTTACAACACCATCATATCCTTCTTCATTTGCTGCGATTCTTAACTAGTCatttcttttccttttatttCTAGAAGCATatgctattcaccagaaatgccATCACTTGAAGCAGGATTCGTTACCAATAAAACAAGGTGTAGTTCTATTATATATATTGATAACATAAACCATTAATACAAACTATACCGTTTAATCTTCCATACCTTCCCTTTTAAGCAATATATAATATGCTATTAGTTTCATCGAGAAACACTGTTTCAAAATTGATAGTATTAGGTTATAAACTCATTATCACACGGTTAACTAATTAAAACCAAGTTAATACAAATTATACAACTAACTACATTAACAACAACTCAATCTTCCTATGACGAGATGGGTAAAATCCACTCATAGTAAACTTGTGTCGTAGAAATCGGCCTTAGTAgccgattaatcggcgattaatcaTTTGACGGTCTTAACCCGATTACGATTAGAGTTCCTGACGGAAATTGGTTGAAATCGGTCAGATTCGGACTTGACGGTGCTTGATAGTCCTCGGCGGTCATAGACGAGAAATATTTAAAAAACTTCAAATCTTTTATTGTGGTAGAAATCCTGCACGATGAACCCATTCATCTCTCATGAGTATGTAAATCTCATATTCTCATTTTGGTAATCTCAGTGAATGACTAATTCATATGATATGATCTCTTCATCTCTCATAAATCTATCATGCAATTTATTACAATCTCAACAAAAGTATCTCTTTCAAATGATCTTATATATAATATCATCGAGTCATCTCTCGTGgattctttatatatattttacatatttaatcaacttttctcatatatatatatatatatatatatatatatatatatatatatatatatatatatatatatatatatatatataatatgatttataTCCAAATGTTTCAACAATCGATAATAATCAAATTTATCTTTTATTATCAATCTGCTAAATTTAATCAAGAATTGATCACCATGTTTATGGTCTATTCAGATTATATTCCAAACTAGGGAATTCTTTGATCAATcttgtttcttgatttccttaATACATCTAATTGAAGCTTGAATCATCTAATTTGATTAAGAAATGGATTGTTATGGCTTAATTGTGTGAAATCACAGCTTAGTGTGTTTGGGAGTGTTTTAACCGAATATATTAATTTACaatgttaattattttttatctAATCTCATCACTGCGTAGCTGTATCTTCCTCGCCGCGTCGCGGAGCACGTTTAGTGACACTTCCAATTATGGTATCCTTAATTAATCTGTAACTAAAAGTATTTGGAAATCTAGTTTCCACCACGATGTGGCTAACTCGTCTCTGTCGCGACATCTCCAATGTATACTACCTCTATTGCTCAACTTACATAACTCAAATCACCGTTCTCGGGACCACTCCTCACCGCACTATGATTTTGGAGAAAATACAATCTTCTTCAGAATTGATTATATAATTATGGTTATTGGTATTTTTACCCTACAAGActtatttaaactttataaatCACACATTGATCCTACGGTATTACATGTTATCTCAAAACTCAACATCGGGTTCCCAAGTTACATCAGAActgtaacaaccgaaaaattccaaccaatttaaatttttcaaaaacaacctcattccattaaagttattacaaaaaggttttcaatacaatttattgaAAGTATTCCCATAATCACATCACGACaacaacatgaggagcggtacgatcacgccttcgcctagccacggtctcctgaagaacctgaaaaacattaaaccacaactgtaagcccgagagcttagtgagatatccccaaaataccaaccacatataccatacacgcataacatgtcaTAATATATCCGATcacaaaacagccatgcacttcgggtctactgtgtgactggtccgccgcaccggccaacagtccacctgatccaccctccgagtctagctatATACCtcaagtctgcagtgtgattggtccgcccgcaccgggcctttagtcggcctggtccactctccgagcctcggcacatctggtccgccctcttggggcctacagcctatccggactgctcgctgggccttcgggacaaccggtccgccctaggtatcttggcctacagcacaaaacaggacccgcctcaacccaactccagtccaaacaaccatgtgcacataaacatacaaacatataacaatacacagtcaacaaaccgatcaacagatcacataacatatcatcatcctgaccaggataccgacctaaccggtcactagcatacaccatcctagctaccaggatgcaacatatcaaagcaataacatacaacaaatacccggatctcaatccgataaagggtcggccttggtgccttagaccctgttgatatagtgaggataactcacctcgaaaatgctgacagaacagataacccaagctgctccgatcactgatacgatctccactactagacaaccaccaaggcactgaactcaaaacaatattcaacaattaccaaaattcccttggaaatcactggtcaacccttggtcaaaatcaacccctgactgactctactcgtcgagtcaacccgatgactcgccgagtccccatatttagaaattccccaatccgcgactcaactcgccgagtcaccccgagactcgccgagtccaacaactctgagtccactcaca includes:
- the LOC111912963 gene encoding homeobox-leucine zipper protein HAT22 isoform X1, producing the protein MGFDGLSDEGLALGLSLNSSPSMVKPNSVGSTKLPWVTETMASFEPSLTLGLSGDGNKKVVVGGGGDDHGGLCRQDSTVISGGGSSFSNVSVKREREVGSEESERVSNDNNYSRVMSTTSVDDVEDDDGSINGRKKLRLTKPQSALLEEAFKLHSSLNPQKQKQELARELKLRPRQVEVWFQNRRARTKLKQTEMDFEHLKKCCETLRDDNRRLHKELQELKALKSSQPFYMQLPAATLTMCPSCERIGDTKSSAVKNPFNMAAKPHYFNSFTNPSAAC
- the LOC111912963 gene encoding homeobox-leucine zipper protein HAT22 isoform X2 is translated as MGFDGLSDEGLALGLSLNSSPSMVKPNSVGSTKLPWVTETMASFEPSLTLGLSGDGNKKVVVGGGGDDHGGLCRQDSTVISGGGSSFSNVSVKREREVGSEESERVSNDNNYSRVMSTTSVDDVEDDDGSINGRKKLRLTKPQSALLEEAFKLHSSLNPKQKQELARELKLRPRQVEVWFQNRRARTKLKQTEMDFEHLKKCCETLRDDNRRLHKELQELKALKSSQPFYMQLPAATLTMCPSCERIGDTKSSAVKNPFNMAAKPHYFNSFTNPSAAC